A region of the Arsenicicoccus dermatophilus genome:
CCGCAGCCACCGTCTGCCTGCGGTGCGCGACAGCCCTCGACCTGCGGGTCGGGGGCTGTCGCGCGTTAGCGGCACCCCGGTTGCTGAGACGGATCAGCGATGACCTAGCGTGATGGGGTGGACTTTTCTTTTTCTCCTGCCCAGGAGCAGTGGCACACGCGCATGGCGGAGTTCCTCGAGGCGGAGGTCTACCCGGTCGAGGACGAGGCCCGAGCCGAGGCGGCGCGCAACGCCCAGGAGGGCAGCTGGGAGCGGCCGTCGGCGGTGGCCCGGCTCGCCGCCACGGCCCGTGGCGTCGGGCTGTGGAACCTCTCGCTTCCCGAGCCCCACGGCGCGGGTCTGAGCCTGCTCGACGTGGCTCCGGTCGTGGAGCTGTCCGGTCGGTCCCCCCACCTGGCACCCGAGGCGATCAACCTGAGCAGCCCCGACATCGGCAACATCGAGCTGCTCCTGCGCCACGGCACCCCGCAGCAGCGTGAGCAGTGGCTGGAACCCCTGGTGGCCGGGGACCTGCGCTCCTCCTTCGCGATGACCGAGCCGTCGGTCGCCTCCTCCGACGCCGGCAACATCGCCACGGCCATCACGGTGGACCAGAGCTCGCAGGAGCTCGTCGTCGACGGCACCAAGTGGTGGTCGAGCGGCGCCATGGCCCCCGACTGCCGCCTGCTGCTCGTCATGGGCCGCTCCAACCCCCGCGGCCAGCGTCACCAGCAGCACTCCCTGGTGATCGTCCCCAAGGACACCCCGGGCGTCGAGGTGGTGCGCTCCACCGGCGTCCTGGGTTACCCGGACGCCATGACAGGGGGGCACGCGCAGATCACCTTCACCGACGTGCGGGTGCCCATGACCAACCTCGTGGGCGGGCTGCACCGAGGTTTTGCTCTCGCCCAGGCGCGGATGGCCCCGACCCGGCTCATGCACTGCCTCAAGCTGATCGGCGTGGCCGAGCGGGCCTACGACCTGATGGCGTTGCGCGTGCCGAGCCGCATCGTCTTCGGCCGGCCGCTCGCCCAGCAGGGCCTGGTCCAGCAGTGGATCGCCGAGTCGCGGGTCGCGATCGACCAGGCCCGGTTGCTCGGCTACCGCGCGGCCTGGGCGCTCGACCGCACCGACGAGCAGGAAGCGGCAGCCGCGGTGTCCGCCCTCAAGGTGGTCGCGCCCCGCATGGCGACGGCGGTCGTCGACCGCGCGATCCAGGCGTATGGCGCCATGGGGCTGTCCGAGGACCTGCCCCTCGGCGAGCTCAACGCCTACTGCCGACAGATGCACATCGCCGACGGCCCCGACGAGGTCCACCTCATGGCCGTGGCTCGGCACGAGCTGAGCCGCTACAGCGACTGACCCGCCGCTCCGGGGCTCGACCGCGGGGCGGTGAGGGTGGCGCGGTGAGGGTGGCTCGGTCGAGCCCTCCTCGGTCTTGCCGGCACACCCTCACCGTCCGCGGCCCCCGCCCGGCTGGGCGGTCAGGCGTGCTGGTCCTCCGCGCCGGAGCCCGGCTGCACGGTCCACGTCGGCGGCTCGTCCTTGCCGGACTCCTCGTCCCGCTCGGCGTCGGCGGCGGTGGCCTGGACGATCCCCTGCGCGTGGTGGGTGGGGGCATAGACGGCATACAGCCGCAGCGGTTCGTCACCGGTGTTGATCACGTCGTGCCAGGTGCCGGCCGGGACCTGGATCGACCAGCCGTCCTCGACCTCCTGCTCGAAGGACAGGTCGTCCTCGGCCGGGCCCATGACGCAGCGGCCCCGTCCGGCGTCGACGCGCAGGAACTGGTCGGTCTCGGGGTGCGCCTCCAGCCCGATGGACTGGCCCACGGGGATGGACATGAGGGTGACCTGGAGGTACTTCCCGGTCCAGGCGACGGTGCGGTAGGTGTCGTTCTCGGTGGTGGCGGTCTCGATGTCGAAGGCGTTGGGCCGGGGGCCGTTGTCGACGATGTCCATGTGTCCTCCTGGAGGGTCGGTGGTCCTCCAGTCCTATCGCATCGTCGCCCCGGGCACCGACCGGGCCCCGTCAACGGCGCGGCAGCCGCACGGTGAAGGTCGTCGAGCCGGGGCGCGAGGCCACACGGACGTCCCCGCCGTGGGCGCGGACGACGGCGTCGACGATGGACAGTCCCAGGCCGCTGGAGCCGGCGGCGCGGTTGCGGGCGGAGTCGCCCCGGACGAACCGCTGGAAGAGGTCGGGCTGCAGCTCCGGGGCGATGCCCGGACCGTCGTCGTGGACGCGGAGCAGGACCTCGTCGTCCCCGGTCGTCACGGAGGTGAGCACGCGGGTGCCCTCCGGGGTGTACTTGTGCGCGTTGGCGAGCAGGTTGACCAGCACCTGTCGCAGCCGGGCCTCGTCCCCCTCGGTCTCGACCGCCTCGTCGGGCAGGGCCAGCTCCCAGCGGTGACCCGGTGCGGTCACCTGGGCGTCGCTCACGCACTCCATGACGAGCAGGGTGAGGTCCACGGGGGCGTGCTCGAGCGGGCGGCCCGCGTCGAGGCGGGCCAGGAGCAGCAGGTCCTCGACGAGCCCGGTCATCCGGCGGGCCTCGGACTCGATCCGATCCAGGGCGTGCCGCACCCCCGCCGGAACGGGCTCGCGCTCCCGGCGGGACAGCTCGGCATACCCCTGGATCGAGGCGAGCGGGGTCCGCAGCTCGTGGGAGGCGTCCGCGACGAACTGACGCACCCGGGTCTCCGACCGGTGCCGCGCCTGCAGGGCCTCGTCGACGTTGTCGAGCAGGGTGTTGAGGGCGTGGCCGACCTGGCCGACCTCGGTGCGCTGACTGGTGAGCTCCGCGGGCACCCGGTCCGCGAGGGCCACCTCGCCCTGGGACAGGTCCATCCGGGAGACCCCGGTGGCGGTCTCGGCCACCCGGCGCAGCGGCCAGAGGTTGCGCCGGACCAGCCAGGTCCCCAGCAGCCCGGTCAGCACCAGCCCGGTCACCGAGGCGAGGGTGATCGTGCGCAGCAGCTCGCCGAGGGCATGCCGCACCCCGGTCATCGGGACCCCGGTGACGATGGTGGTGCCGGCGCCGGTCGAGTCCATGCGGTATGCCGAGACGACGCGGTAGTCGCCGAGGGCGCCGACGGAGACGGTGCGGGGCGCCTCGTCGGCCCCCGCCTGGCTCACGGCCGCCACCTGGTCGGACGACAGGCTCGCGTAGCCGCCCTCGCTGATGACGTAGGCGGGCCGGGCCACCCCGTCCTGCAGGCACACCCGCAACATCCCCTCGCCCGTCCCGGGCGGCCGGTCGGTGCACTGGCGATAGACGTCGTCGTGACCGCCCCGCGGACCGTGGTCGATCATCCGGGCCTGCTGGACCAGCTGCCCGTCGAGCTGCGCCGTCAGCCGACGCTCCATCACCAGCACCGTCGCCGTCCCGATCGCCAGGGTGACGGCGAGGAAGAGCGCCAGGACACCGGCGACCAGCTTGGCCGCCAGCGACCAGTCGCGCAGGTGCATCACTCGGCAGGCTTCAGCACGTAGCCCACGCCCCGCATGGTGTGGATCATGGGCGCGCGGCCGTGGTCGACCTTCTTGCGCAGGTAGGAGATGTAGAGCTCGACGACGTTGGCCTGCCCGCCGAAGTCGTAGTTCCACACCCGGTCCAGGATCTGGGCCTTGGACAGCACCCGCCGCGGGTTGCGCATGAGATAGCGCAGCAGCTCGAACTCCGTCGCCGTCAGCCTGATCTCGTCGCCACCTCGACGCACCTCGTGGGCGTCCTCGTCCATGACCAGGTCACCCACCGTCAGCACCGAGTCGCTCTCCTCCTCGGCCACGGCGGTGCGGCGCATGAGGGCGCGCAGGCGGGCCACGACCTCCTCCAGCGAGAAGGGCTTGGTGACGTAGTCGTCGCCGCCCGCCGTCAGGCCGGCCACCCGGTCCTCGACGGCGTCCTTGGCGGTGAGGAAGAGCACCGGGATGTTGGGGTCCTCCTGCCGCATCTTGCGCAGGACCTCCAGCCCGTCCAGGTCCGGGAGCATCATGTCGAGCGCCACCGCGTCGGGCTTGAGCTCGCGCGCCGCCCGGACGGCCTCGAGCCCGGTGCCCGCCGTGCGGACCTCCCACCCCTCGTAGCGCAGCGCCATGCCCAGCAGCTCGGCGATGTTGGCCTCGTCGTCGACGACGAGGACGCGGACGGGGGAGCCGTCCAGGCGGCGCAGGGCCGGGGCGGTGGCGGTGTGCGTGCTCATGGGTCTCATCGTGCGAGCCCTCCCTGTGGGGGCCACAGGGCGATCCTGTGGTGGTCCTGTGCGACCACTATGACGCACTCGTCGGTCACGCAGAGCGAGGACACGGGGTCAGGGGCCCCGGGTGCCGGCCGGGCTGCTCCAGGCGCGCGGCGCGGCCGAGTCAGCTCCAGTCGGGGGCCGGGCGGGGATCCGCGCCGCGGGCGACCGGGTCACCCAGCTCGGCATACCGCTGGTGCAGCCTGGTCCGGACCTCCTCGGCCGTCATCGCGCGCCGGGAGCGCTCGCCCCGCGCCGCCAGCACGCCCGTCGCCGCCACGCCGGCGAGACCGGCCGCGCCGAGGACCTTCCACCAGGAGGTGCGCCTGCTCATGGGCGTGACGATAGCGCCGTGCCAGACTCGGGACATGGCGATCACGCTCGACCAGGCCGTGGACAGCGCCCGCACCGGGGACATCTGGATCTTCCGCGGGGGCACGGGAGCCGACCGCGCGATCCAGCTGATGACCAACGCTCCGGTCAACCACGTCGGGATGACCGTGGTCCTCGACGACCTGCCCCCGCTGATGTGGCACGCCGAGCTGGGCAAGGCGCTCGTCGACGTCTGGTCCGGGCAGCACCAACGAGGCGTCCAGCTGCACGACCTGCACGACGCGGTGACCCGGTGGCACGACGACTACGGGCAGCGAGGGTGGATGCGGCAGCTCACGCCGGAGGTGGGGCGCCGGCACGAGGACGAGCTCCTGCGGGTGATCGCGCGCTGGGACGGCACGAGCTTCCCACGGACGGCGGCGCTGGCGGGCCGGTGGCTGCGGGGGCGCCGGGGCTACCTGCCCTGGCGCACGGAGCCGCGACCGGTCAACGCCCGCCCCGCGCTGGCCTACTGCGCCGAGGTGGTCGCGGTGACCTACGAGGCCATGGGGCTGCTCGAGCCGGGGCGCCCGCTGAGCTGGTACGACCCCGGGCGCTTCTGGTCCGGGGACGAGCTGCCGATGGCGGCGGGGTGGGCGCTCGGAGCCGAGATCGAGGTCGTCGTCTGATCGCGGTATGGCGTGACGAGGGCTCCCTTCCCGCAGGAAGGGAGCCCTCGTCACGGGCCGTTCCTGGCGTCACGCCTGGGCGATGCGCTCCTTGAGGCCGTCGAGCTGCGTGCGCATCTCGGCGGGGAGGGTGTCGCCGAACTGCGCGAACCACTCCTCGATCATCGGGATCTCGGCCTCCCAGCCGGCCTTGTCGAAGGCAAGAGCGGTCCTGAGCTGCTCGTCGGTCAGGTCCAGGCCGTCGGTGTCGATCTCCTCGGGCTTCGGCAGGACGCCGATCGGCGACTCGGTGCCCTCGGCCTTGCCCTCGAGACGGTCGACGATCCACGCCATGACGCGGGAGTTCTCGCCGAAACCGGGCCAGACGAAGTTGCCCTCGTCGTCCTTGCGGAACCAGTTGACCTGGAAGATCTTGGGCAGCTTGTCCGCGTCGCCCTTCTTGCCCATCTCCACCCAGTGCTTGACGTAGTCACCGGCGGCGTAGCCGATGAACGGCAACATGGCCATCGGGTCGCGACGCACCACGCCCACCGCGCCGGCCTGGGCCGCCGTGGTCTCCGAGGAGAGGGTGGCGCCCATGTAGGTGCCGTGGTTCCAGTCGTGCGACTGGGCGACCAGCGGGATCGTCGAGGGACGACGACCGCCGAAGAGGATCGCCGAGATCGGGACACCGTTGGGGGAGTCGTACTCCGCGGCGGCGATCGGGCACTGCGAGATCGGCGTGCAGAAGCGGGCGTTGGGGTGGGCCGCCTTGGCGGTGGACTCGGACGTCCAGTCGTTGCCCTTCCAGTCGATGAGCCTGGCCGGCTTCTTGTCGGTCATGCCCTCCCACCAGACGTCGCCGTCCGGGGTGCGCGCGACGTTGGTGAACACCGAGTGGCCGCGCTCGATGGTCTCCATGGCGGACTTGTTGGTGCTCCAGCCGGTGCCCGGCGCCACGCCGAAGAGGCCGAACTCGGGGTTGACGGCATACAGCCGGCCGTCCTCGCCGAACCGCATCCAGGCGATGTCGTCGCCGACCATCTCGGCCTTCCAGCCGGGGATGGTGGGCGCGAGCATGGCGAGGTTGGTCTTGCCGCAGGCCGACGGGAAGGCCGCGGCGATGAAGTGCGTCTTGCCCTCGGGGTTGGTGAGCTTGAGGATCAGCATGTGCTCGGCCATCCAGCCCTCGTCGCGAGCGATGGCGGAGGCGATGCGCAGGGCGTAGCACTTCTTGCCGAGCAGGGCGTTGCCGCCGTAGCCGGAGCCGAAGGACCAGATCGCGCGCTCCTCGGGGAAGTGCACGATGTACTTCGTGTCGTTGCACGGCCACGGCACGTCCTTCTCGCCGTCGGCGATCGGGGCGCCGACCGAGTGGAGGCACTCGACGAAGCCGGCCTGCGTCTGCTCCATCTGCTTCAGCACGTCCGAGCCGATGCGGGCCATGATGCGCATGGAGGCGACGACGTACGCCGAGTCGGTGATCTCCACGCCATACATGGGCTGGTCGGCCTCGAGGTGGCCCATGACGAAGGGGATGACGTACATCGTCCGGCCCTTCATGCACCCCTTGTAGAGGTCGCGCATGATGCCCTTCATCTGCTCGGGGTCCATCCAGTTGTTGGTGAACCCCGCGTCCTTCTCGTCCTTGGAGCAGATGTAGGTGCGGTCCTCCACGCGGGCGACGTCGTCCGGGTCCGAGGCGGCGTAGTAGCTGTTGGGCTTCTTGGCGTCGTCCAGCTTGACGAAGGTGCCGGACTCGACGAGGGACTGGTTGAGCCGGTCGGACTCCTCGTCGGTGCCGGTGACCCAGTGGATCTCGTCCGGGGTGGTGAGCGCGGCGATCTCGTCGACCCAGGCCGCAAGCTTCTGGTGAGTGGTGGACATAGTGATCCGGCCATCCCTTCTATGCCGTCGTTGGCAAGATTGTGCAGTCACCGTATCCGCTGCCTCCGGCACCGGCCATGCGGCGACGGCCTGGTGCGGGCAACCTCACACCAGGCCCCCTGGCACCTAGAGTGAGAGCGGCCCGTGGTCTGCCGGGCCGACCGACGAGCAGGGGAGTGCGGGACGTGCAGCAGCTGCGGATGGGCGGGGTCCAGGTGGACCTCGCGACCGAGCAGGAGACGATGGACCGCTATCGCCGGGCGCTGCGCGGCGAGGGGGAGCCGTTGGCCGTCGAGTCGGCGAACCTCGATCACCTGCACTGGTTCCCG
Encoded here:
- a CDS encoding acyl-CoA dehydrogenase family protein, encoding MDFSFSPAQEQWHTRMAEFLEAEVYPVEDEARAEAARNAQEGSWERPSAVARLAATARGVGLWNLSLPEPHGAGLSLLDVAPVVELSGRSPHLAPEAINLSSPDIGNIELLLRHGTPQQREQWLEPLVAGDLRSSFAMTEPSVASSDAGNIATAITVDQSSQELVVDGTKWWSSGAMAPDCRLLLVMGRSNPRGQRHQQHSLVIVPKDTPGVEVVRSTGVLGYPDAMTGGHAQITFTDVRVPMTNLVGGLHRGFALAQARMAPTRLMHCLKLIGVAERAYDLMALRVPSRIVFGRPLAQQGLVQQWIAESRVAIDQARLLGYRAAWALDRTDEQEAAAAVSALKVVAPRMATAVVDRAIQAYGAMGLSEDLPLGELNAYCRQMHIADGPDEVHLMAVARHELSRYSD
- a CDS encoding cupin domain-containing protein produces the protein MDIVDNGPRPNAFDIETATTENDTYRTVAWTGKYLQVTLMSIPVGQSIGLEAHPETDQFLRVDAGRGRCVMGPAEDDLSFEQEVEDGWSIQVPAGTWHDVINTGDEPLRLYAVYAPTHHAQGIVQATAADAERDEESGKDEPPTWTVQPGSGAEDQHA
- a CDS encoding sensor histidine kinase, translated to MHLRDWSLAAKLVAGVLALFLAVTLAIGTATVLVMERRLTAQLDGQLVQQARMIDHGPRGGHDDVYRQCTDRPPGTGEGMLRVCLQDGVARPAYVISEGGYASLSSDQVAAVSQAGADEAPRTVSVGALGDYRVVSAYRMDSTGAGTTIVTGVPMTGVRHALGELLRTITLASVTGLVLTGLLGTWLVRRNLWPLRRVAETATGVSRMDLSQGEVALADRVPAELTSQRTEVGQVGHALNTLLDNVDEALQARHRSETRVRQFVADASHELRTPLASIQGYAELSRREREPVPAGVRHALDRIESEARRMTGLVEDLLLLARLDAGRPLEHAPVDLTLLVMECVSDAQVTAPGHRWELALPDEAVETEGDEARLRQVLVNLLANAHKYTPEGTRVLTSVTTGDDEVLLRVHDDGPGIAPELQPDLFQRFVRGDSARNRAAGSSGLGLSIVDAVVRAHGGDVRVASRPGSTTFTVRLPRR
- a CDS encoding response regulator transcription factor — its product is MSTHTATAPALRRLDGSPVRVLVVDDEANIAELLGMALRYEGWEVRTAGTGLEAVRAARELKPDAVALDMMLPDLDGLEVLRKMRQEDPNIPVLFLTAKDAVEDRVAGLTAGGDDYVTKPFSLEEVVARLRALMRRTAVAEEESDSVLTVGDLVMDEDAHEVRRGGDEIRLTATEFELLRYLMRNPRRVLSKAQILDRVWNYDFGGQANVVELYISYLRKKVDHGRAPMIHTMRGVGYVLKPAE
- a CDS encoding phosphoenolpyruvate carboxykinase (GTP), translated to MSTTHQKLAAWVDEIAALTTPDEIHWVTGTDEESDRLNQSLVESGTFVKLDDAKKPNSYYAASDPDDVARVEDRTYICSKDEKDAGFTNNWMDPEQMKGIMRDLYKGCMKGRTMYVIPFVMGHLEADQPMYGVEITDSAYVVASMRIMARIGSDVLKQMEQTQAGFVECLHSVGAPIADGEKDVPWPCNDTKYIVHFPEERAIWSFGSGYGGNALLGKKCYALRIASAIARDEGWMAEHMLILKLTNPEGKTHFIAAAFPSACGKTNLAMLAPTIPGWKAEMVGDDIAWMRFGEDGRLYAVNPEFGLFGVAPGTGWSTNKSAMETIERGHSVFTNVARTPDGDVWWEGMTDKKPARLIDWKGNDWTSESTAKAAHPNARFCTPISQCPIAAAEYDSPNGVPISAILFGGRRPSTIPLVAQSHDWNHGTYMGATLSSETTAAQAGAVGVVRRDPMAMLPFIGYAAGDYVKHWVEMGKKGDADKLPKIFQVNWFRKDDEGNFVWPGFGENSRVMAWIVDRLEGKAEGTESPIGVLPKPEEIDTDGLDLTDEQLRTALAFDKAGWEAEIPMIEEWFAQFGDTLPAEMRTQLDGLKERIAQA